In one Candidatus Hydrogenedentota bacterium genomic region, the following are encoded:
- the speD gene encoding adenosylmethionine decarboxylase, with product MYKGRHLLIDCRNVAREVCLNDKLVLNAMARAAERAGATVISQVRYKFGQDSPPGFAAVVMLDESHCSAHSYADLGLIAMDVFTCGKTNPRDVFFYLQEELNLGDVQVREAGRFAVNEDAEEGTVLPSLEREGIGVLTRTA from the coding sequence TTGTATAAGGGAAGACATCTACTGATCGATTGCCGGAATGTTGCACGTGAAGTGTGCCTCAACGACAAGCTGGTCCTGAATGCCATGGCACGCGCCGCGGAACGCGCCGGCGCGACCGTAATCTCACAAGTCCGGTACAAGTTTGGCCAGGACTCCCCCCCCGGATTCGCCGCAGTAGTAATGCTCGATGAGAGTCATTGCTCTGCCCATTCCTATGCGGATTTGGGATTGATTGCCATGGATGTGTTCACCTGCGGAAAGACCAACCCCCGCGATGTGTTCTTCTATCTCCAGGAAGAACTCAACCTGGGCGATGTCCAGGTGCGCGAGGCGGGGAGGTTCGCGGTGAACGAAGACGCCGAAGAAGGCACCGTGCTACCGTCTTTGGAACGAGAGGGAATTGGTGTCCTCACGAGAACTGCATGA
- a CDS encoding deoxyhypusine synthase family protein, with protein sequence MSSRELHDGRKDGLTPLESLRLDSVESFADLARGMGRTAFGGRQLGLAFDTLLTMARDEECRLVLTLSGAMTVAKQGSIVCEMLDRGLVDVIVATGALMAHGLTESIGLTHYAVNPDTNDRELFEKGYNRIYDTLEMETNLNSVAELVADVLTTEDPPDGVWSSASFCHAIGRRLDQNDEGPGILRSAYKRNVPVFIPAFTDSELGLDFATWAMKAVMNKLGIEEGSTVDPQAVFTAVPPFNPFVDLQAYARFVGRAKRLGIFTIGGGVPRNWAQQVAPFYDITAARLGIRLPEARFQYGVRICPEPVHWGGLSGCTYSEGVSWGKFAAPEDGGKYAEVAADATLVWPLLMKAVFEELDRHSD encoded by the coding sequence GTGTCCTCACGAGAACTGCATGACGGAAGAAAAGACGGTTTAACCCCGCTCGAGAGCCTGCGCTTGGACTCGGTCGAGTCGTTCGCGGATCTCGCACGGGGCATGGGCAGAACGGCGTTCGGAGGCCGGCAGCTCGGTCTCGCCTTCGATACCCTTCTGACAATGGCCCGGGATGAAGAGTGCCGCCTCGTCCTGACCCTCTCCGGGGCCATGACCGTCGCTAAACAGGGGTCCATCGTGTGTGAAATGCTGGACCGCGGTTTGGTCGACGTGATCGTGGCAACGGGAGCGCTCATGGCGCATGGTCTCACTGAATCCATAGGCCTGACACACTATGCGGTGAACCCGGACACGAACGACAGGGAGTTGTTCGAAAAAGGATATAACCGCATTTACGACACGTTGGAAATGGAGACGAACCTCAACTCGGTAGCCGAGTTGGTGGCTGACGTACTGACGACGGAGGACCCGCCCGACGGGGTGTGGTCCTCCGCGTCCTTCTGTCACGCAATAGGCCGGCGCCTCGACCAAAATGACGAAGGCCCCGGCATTCTGCGCAGCGCCTACAAACGCAATGTCCCTGTCTTTATCCCTGCATTTACCGACAGCGAACTGGGGCTAGATTTCGCCACCTGGGCCATGAAGGCCGTTATGAACAAACTGGGGATCGAAGAAGGTTCGACCGTCGATCCGCAAGCGGTTTTCACAGCCGTGCCTCCCTTCAATCCGTTTGTGGACCTTCAGGCGTATGCCCGTTTCGTGGGCCGCGCCAAACGACTGGGAATCTTTACCATTGGCGGCGGCGTGCCTCGAAATTGGGCCCAGCAGGTTGCCCCGTTCTATGACATCACGGCCGCCCGGCTGGGAATCAGGCTCCCCGAGGCGCGGTTTCAATACGGTGTGCGCATTTGCCCCGAGCCGGTACACTGGGGCGGCCTCTCAGGATGCACGTATTCGGAGGGCGTGAGCTGGGGCAAATTCGCGGCGCCCGAGGACGGCGGTAAGTATGCGGAAGTCGCCGCCGACGCCACGCTGGTCTGGCCGCTGCTCATGAAAGCTGTGTTTGAGGAATTGGACCGCCATTCAGATTAG
- the speB gene encoding agmatinase produces MRHALPTSKNYLALDRSQSDIRTASVVVQQAPFERTSSYGTGSAKGPQAIIEASHQVELFDAALDREPVASLGGIATLAPMKPGQKDGRQFARTLKNETEYWIRQGKFVVTFGGEHTSTIGAIQAHCEAYGGLTVLQLDAHSDLRDEYEGSRWNHACAMARVLDFHKHLVQAGIRSQAIEERQKTDALGTPVVYAHQILAPPSGEDSWMKRVIGACRERVYITLDCDVFDPAVIPATGTPEPGGLNWAHVEGLFHRLCSAREVVGMDVTELAPIKGILYPQFTIARLVYRFLGIRFKHGTNS; encoded by the coding sequence ATGCGGCACGCACTGCCTACCTCAAAGAATTATCTTGCGTTGGACCGGAGCCAGTCGGATATCCGGACGGCTTCCGTGGTTGTCCAGCAAGCACCCTTCGAGCGCACCTCCTCTTACGGAACAGGCTCAGCCAAAGGGCCCCAAGCGATTATCGAGGCATCGCATCAGGTGGAGTTGTTTGACGCGGCATTGGACAGGGAACCCGTCGCGTCCCTCGGGGGTATCGCCACGCTCGCTCCGATGAAACCCGGCCAAAAGGACGGCAGACAGTTCGCGCGCACTCTTAAGAACGAAACCGAATACTGGATTCGCCAGGGTAAGTTCGTCGTAACGTTTGGTGGTGAACATACTTCAACGATAGGCGCCATCCAGGCGCACTGCGAGGCTTACGGCGGCCTGACCGTCCTCCAGCTTGATGCCCACAGTGATCTCCGCGACGAATACGAGGGTTCACGCTGGAATCACGCCTGCGCGATGGCGCGCGTGCTGGATTTCCACAAGCATCTCGTCCAGGCAGGAATCCGCAGCCAGGCAATCGAAGAACGCCAAAAGACTGACGCTCTAGGCACGCCGGTCGTTTATGCCCATCAAATCCTCGCACCCCCGTCCGGGGAAGATTCCTGGATGAAACGGGTGATAGGGGCGTGCCGCGAACGCGTATACATCACCTTGGACTGCGACGTATTCGACCCTGCGGTCATCCCCGCGACGGGGACCCCTGAGCCGGGCGGATTGAACTGGGCGCATGTGGAGGGTTTGTTTCACAGATTGTGTTCCGCGCGCGAAGTAGTCGGTATGGATGTAACGGAACTCGCACCTATTAAAGGAATCCTGTATCCGCAGTTTACGATTGCAAGACTCGTGTACCGGTTTCTGGGAATACGGTTCAAACATGGGACGAATAGTTGA